In Mercurialis annua linkage group LG5, ddMerAnnu1.2, whole genome shotgun sequence, a single genomic region encodes these proteins:
- the LOC126680236 gene encoding putative RING-H2 finger protein ATL53 — MVSVGTLKTWIPYENGRDCSKGFCSIYCRQWCYIFYPPPPPAFDEFPDDNSSAVSSPLVIAVIGILVTAFLLVSYYTVISKYCGNNSINSSRSRRENQEPVEELMEENHNPNLHEPWIVTSIGLDEALIKSITMCKFKKEEGLINGSSDCSVCLSEFQEDESIRLLPKCSHAFHVYCIDTWLTSHSNCPLCRANIVFPLLAPSTESLALNVAVTTQSAQNDEATRATTMPFRVVSDLRRLDERDTMAEPGIFPSPGFISISPVIPAARDERCDRHQFIRRSFSMDHTHTYSVADILRANENDEDCLSGYPASANHSLEVISKSRFGHRGKKVRMKRSFSSGRFFLARHGRVRNIISPV, encoded by the coding sequence ATGGTATCAGTGGGCACTCTAAAAACATGGATTCCTTATGAGAATGGTAGAGATTGTTCTAAAGGATTTTGCAGCATTTACTGCCGACAATGGTGCTACATCTTCTACCCTCCTCCTCCTCCGGCTTTTGATGAATTCCCTGACGATAATTCAAGCGCAGTTTCGTCCCCTCTGGTGATCGCCGTTATCGGAATTTTGGTAACCGCTTTTCTTTTGGTAAGCTATTATACTGTAATTTCCAAATATTGTGGAAACAATAGTATTAATTCATCTAGATCAAGAAGAGAAAACCAAGAGCCAGTTGAAGAATTAATGGAGGAAAATCACAATCCAAATCTCCATGAGCCTTGGATAGTTACTTCAATTGGATTAGATGAAGCTTTGATCAAATCAATCACAATGTGTAAGTTTAAGAAAGAAGAGGGTTTGATCAATGGAAGTTCGGATTGTTCGGTTTGTTTAAGCGAATTTCAAGAAGATGAAAGCATTAGGCTTCTGCCTAAGTGTAGCCATGCTTTTCATGTTTATTGTATTGATACTTGGCTTACATCTCACTCTAATTGCCCTTTATGCCGCGCTAACATTGTTTTTCCTCTTCTGGCGCCATCGACGGAAAGCTTAGCTCTTAATGTAGCCGTTACGACGCAAAGTGCGCAAAATGATGAAGCAACTCGAGCAACTACAATGCCTTTTCGTGTTGTTAGCGATTTGAGAAGATTGGACGAGAGAGATACAATGGCGGAACCAGGAATTTTTCCTAGCCCGGGGTTCATTTCTATTTCACCCGTAATTCCAGCAGCGCGAGATGAAAGGTGCGATCGTCATCAATTCATAAGGCGATCATTTTCAATGGATCATACTCATACATATTCAGTTGCTGATATTTTGAGAGCTAATGAAAATGATGAAGATTGCTTATCTGGTTATCCTGCATCGGCCAATCATTCGTTAGAAGTGATTAGCAAGTCTAGATTTGGCCATAGAGGAAAAAAAGTTAGAATGAAGAGATCATTTTCAAGTGGGAGATTTTTCCTTGCTAGGCATGGAAGGGTACGTAATATCATTAGCCCTgtttaa
- the LOC126683203 gene encoding 28 kDa ribonucleoprotein, chloroplastic isoform X1 yields MAATKIALSLLAPHPSSFSSSPKTPLPLSHLSLCNKLNSTSVPSLFQNLPPINFNPTIKTSRVIFVQRCSSTVQELIPATGSEKTQEETPHKKKLYVVNLPWSLSVADIKNLFGECGTVTDVEIIKQSNGRSRGFAFVTMESAEEAQACVEKFDSHEVSGRIIRVEYAKRLKRPSPPPPPGTPDTETRHKLYVSNLAWKVRSTHLREFFSTNFSPVSSRVVFDGPSGRSSGYGFVSFATREEAEAAISALDGKELMGRPLRLKFSDQKTKETGNEKQEENVEGQPEE; encoded by the exons ATGGCAGCAACAAAGATTGCCCTTTCTCTCTTGGCTCCTCATCCTTCTTCCTTCTCATCATCTCCCAAAACACCACTGCCACTGTCCCATCTTAGCCTCTGTAACAAACTTAATTCCACTTCTGTCCCTTCCCTTTTCCAAAATTTACCTCCCATCAACTTTAACCCAACAATAAAAACCAGTAGAGTGATTTTTGTTCAACGATGCTCTAGTACTGTGCAAGAACTAATACCGGCGACCGGGTCCGAAAAAACCCAAGAAGAAACTCCCCATAAGAAGAAGCTTTATGTGGTTAATTTGCCATGGTCTCTCTCTGTTGCTGATATCAAGAACTTATTTGGAGAATGTGGGACTGTAACAGATGTTGAG ATTATAAAGCAAAGTAATGGAAGGAGTAGAGGCTTTGCATTTGTGACAATGGAATCTGCTGAGGAAGCTCAGGCTTGTGTTGAGAAATTTGATTCTCAT GAAGTATCAGGTAGAATTATTAGAGTGGAATACGCAAAGAGATTGAAGAGACCTTCACCTCCACCCCCTCCGGGCACTCCTGATACCGAGACAAGGCATAAGCTTTATGTGTCTAATCTTGCTTGGAAAGTTAGATCGACTCATCTGAGAGAATTCTTTTCCACTAATTTTAGCCCGGTTTCTAGTAGGGTTGTCTTTGATGGCCCTTCAGGGCGATCCTCGGgctatggttttgtttcatttgcAACAAGAGAGGAAGCAGAGGCTGCGATTTCGGCTTTGGATGGGAAG GAATTAATGGGACGACCACTTCGTCTAAAATTTAGCGATCAAAAGACCAAGGAAACTGGAAATGAAAAGCAAGAGGAAAATGTTGAAGGCCAACCCGAAGAGTAA
- the LOC126681098 gene encoding protein CLMP1: protein MASPASGRGASVSGEVPASRIEHGRPLPSVKHPPSSAATNSDGMAKVFPNSGDNGSNRNSTRIPNANGTADFKSSKILKKAHELKEHGNKKFQNKDYVGALEQYDNALRLIPKTHPDRAVFHSNRAACLMQMKPIDYDAVISECNMALQVQPRFVRALLRRARAFEATGKLEMAMQDIQLLLGVEPNHKDALDIAGRLRTVLGSRQEAQQDLHSRPSPAALGASAVHGAPISGLGPCLPARPVSKKVSTPLEASAVLAGNKLDKSPTNSVSENGPETKTHLPKLVSKPSTGSSKSTTVTNKDTQGEQPFSSSASLPVKVAVQWRPLKLVYDHDIRLSQMPVKCTFKELRDIVSKRFPSSKSVLIKYKDSDGDLVTLTCTAELRLAESSADSLLPRDPDTDKSDAIGMLRLHIVEVSPEQEPPLLEEEEEKPLDTEGTKEDESVSHSSLGDSVLESVDNEIDNAEKEAPKEKTGASEDPESREVEMDDWLFEFAQLFRTHVGIDPDAHLDLHELGMELCSEALEETVTSEEAQSLFDKAALKFQEVSALAFFNWGNVHMCAARKRIPLDESAGKEVMSAQLQVAYDWVKEKYSLAREKYEEALLIKPDFYEGLLALGQQQFEMAKLHWSFALAKKIDLSNWDSTETLKLFDSAEEKMKAATEMWEKLEEQRAKELKDPTAAKKEELLRRRKKQGSSEGESGNGEISPEEAAEQAAVMRSQIHLFWGNMLFERSQVECKLGMDGWKKNLDVAVERFGLAGASEADISMVLKNHCSNGEVVEGGEKKAENANTGDAGEAKKSKKMEKA from the exons ATGGCTTCTCCGGCTAGCGGACGCGGAGCATCAGTATCCGGTGAAGTTCCGGCCAGCCGTATTGAGCATGGGCGTCCTCTTCCCTCTGTCAAACATCCTCCTAGTTCCGCTGCCACCAATTCAG ATGGGATGGCAAAAGTATTCCCCAATTCTGGTGATAATGGTAGTAATCGGAACTCGACTAGAATCCCCAATGCTAATGGTACTGCTGATTTCAAGTCTtcgaaaattttgaaaaaagctCATGAGCTCAAAGAACATGGGaataaaaagtttcaaaataagGATTATGTCGGTGCTCTTGAACAGTATGATAATGCTCTTAGATTAATTCCCAAAACCCACCCCGATCGTGCTGTCTTCCATAGCAATCGAGCTGCCTGTTTGATGCAAATGAAACCTATTGACTATGATGCTGTCATTTCCGAGTGTAATATGGCCCTTCAGGTTCAGCCTCGCTTTGTCAGAGCTCTCCTTAGAAGGGCTCGTGCTTTTGAGGCCACGGGTAAGCTTGAAATGGCGATGCAGGATATTCAGCTTTTGTTAGGTGTTgaacccaaccataaggatgcTTTGGATATTGCTGGTAGATTGAGGACTGTGCTGGGTTCTCGCCAGGAGGCTCAGCAGGATCTCCATAGCCGCCCTTCTCCTGCTGCGCTTGGGGCATCTGCAGTTCATGGAGCACCAATTTCTGGTCTTGGGCCTTGTTTACCTGCCAGACCTGTGTCGAAGAAGGTGTCAACTCCACTTGAGGCATCAGCTGTTTTGGCTGGTAATAAACTTGATAAGTCACCGACGAATTCGGTTAGTGAGAATGGTCCTGAGACCAAAACTCACCTGCCAAAACTTGTGTCGAAGCCTTCAACTGGTTCTTCAAAATCCACAACTGTTACCAACAAGGATACACAAGGAGAGCAGCCTTTTTCTTCATCTGCATCATTGCCAGTCAAGGTGGCAGTCCAATGGAGACCGCTGAAACTTGTTTATGATCATGACATTAGATTATCGCAGATGCCAGTGAAATGCACATTTAAAGAGCTAAGAGACATAGTGAGCAAACGATTTCCATCTTCTAAGTCGGTTTTGATCAAGTATAAAGATAGTGATGGAGACTTGGTGACTTTAACATGTACTGCTGAACTCAGATTAGCAGAGTCCTCTGCAGACAGCCTCTTGCCTAGGGACCCCGATACAGATAAATCTGATGCGATTGGGATGTTAAGATTGCATATTGTTGAGGTGAGTCCAGAGCAGGAGCCTCCTTTGCTGGAGGAAGAGGAGGAGAAACCTCTCGACACTGAAGGGACCAAGGAGGATGAAAGTGTTTCTCATTCTTCACTTGGGGATTCCGTATTGGAATCAGTTGATAATGAAATTGACAATGCAGAGAAGGAAGCTCCAAAGGAGAAAACAGGGGCTTCAGAAGACCCAGAGAGCAGGGAAGTAGAGATGGATGATTGGTTGTTTGAGTTTGCTCAGCTTTTCAGAACTCATGTCGGTATTGACCCAGATGCTCATCTTGATTTGCATGAGCTTGGGATGGAGCTGTGCTCCGAGGCTCTTGAGGAGACTGTGACTAGTGAAGAAGCTCAGAGTCTCTTTGACAAAGCTGCCTTAAAGTTCCAGGAGGTATCTGCTCTTGCTTTCTTCAATTGGGGAAATGTCCACATGTGTGCAGCAAGGAAACGAATTCCCTTAGATGAGTCTGCTGGAAAGGAGGTTATGTCGGCGCAACTTCAAGTAGCTTATGATTGGGTCAAGGAGAAATATTCTTTGGCCAGGGAGAAGTATGAGGAGGCACTATTGATTAAGCCGGACTTCTATGAGGGGCTGCTTGCACTAGGGCAGCAGCAATTTGAAATGGCCAAACTTCATTGGTCATTTGCACTTGCTAAGAAAATTGATCTCTCAAACTGGGACTCTACAGAAACTCTTAAACTTTTTGACAGTGCAGAGGAGAAAATGAAAGCAGCAACTGAGATGTGGGAGAAGCTGGAAGAGCAGAGAGCTAAAGAGCTAAAAGATCCTACTGCAGCCAAGAAGGAAGAATTGTTGAGGAGAAGGAAGAAACAGGGAAGCAGCGAAGGCGAGTCAGGCAATGGTGAAATATCACCGGAAGAAGCAGCTGAACAAGCAGCAGTGATGAGATCACAGATACATCTCTTCTGGGGTAACATGCTTTTTGAACGATCCCAAGTTGAATGCAAATTGGGGATGGATGGTTGGAAGAAAAACCTCGATGTTGCTGTCGAACGCTTTGGTCTTGCTGGAGCTTCCGAGGCCGACATCTCAATGGTCTTGAAAAACCATTGCTCTAATGGAGAGGTAGTTGAAGGAGGTGAAAAGAAAGCTGAGAATGCTAACACTGGAGATGCTGGTGAAGCAAAAAAGAGCAAGAAGATGGAAAAAGCGTGA
- the LOC126683203 gene encoding 33 kDa ribonucleoprotein, chloroplastic isoform X2 has product MAATKIALSLLAPHPSSFSSSPKTPLPLSHLSLCNKLNSTSVPSLFQNLPPINFNPTIKTSRVIFVQRCSSTVQELIPATGSEKTQEETPHKKKLYVVNLPWSLSVADIKNLFGECGTVTDVEEVSGRIIRVEYAKRLKRPSPPPPPGTPDTETRHKLYVSNLAWKVRSTHLREFFSTNFSPVSSRVVFDGPSGRSSGYGFVSFATREEAEAAISALDGKELMGRPLRLKFSDQKTKETGNEKQEENVEGQPEE; this is encoded by the exons ATGGCAGCAACAAAGATTGCCCTTTCTCTCTTGGCTCCTCATCCTTCTTCCTTCTCATCATCTCCCAAAACACCACTGCCACTGTCCCATCTTAGCCTCTGTAACAAACTTAATTCCACTTCTGTCCCTTCCCTTTTCCAAAATTTACCTCCCATCAACTTTAACCCAACAATAAAAACCAGTAGAGTGATTTTTGTTCAACGATGCTCTAGTACTGTGCAAGAACTAATACCGGCGACCGGGTCCGAAAAAACCCAAGAAGAAACTCCCCATAAGAAGAAGCTTTATGTGGTTAATTTGCCATGGTCTCTCTCTGTTGCTGATATCAAGAACTTATTTGGAGAATGTGGGACTGTAACAGATGTTGAG GAAGTATCAGGTAGAATTATTAGAGTGGAATACGCAAAGAGATTGAAGAGACCTTCACCTCCACCCCCTCCGGGCACTCCTGATACCGAGACAAGGCATAAGCTTTATGTGTCTAATCTTGCTTGGAAAGTTAGATCGACTCATCTGAGAGAATTCTTTTCCACTAATTTTAGCCCGGTTTCTAGTAGGGTTGTCTTTGATGGCCCTTCAGGGCGATCCTCGGgctatggttttgtttcatttgcAACAAGAGAGGAAGCAGAGGCTGCGATTTCGGCTTTGGATGGGAAG GAATTAATGGGACGACCACTTCGTCTAAAATTTAGCGATCAAAAGACCAAGGAAACTGGAAATGAAAAGCAAGAGGAAAATGTTGAAGGCCAACCCGAAGAGTAA
- the LOC126683084 gene encoding RING-H2 finger protein ATL29-like — translation MSSNGPPPPWKTYHSAPPFTVVLTVVLLIFFFVAFFSIYLCKCFMDSVFSNWNLPRSASGNIINSDGQQTENRGLDPSLIRIFPTFSYSTVKDFQRAKYSFECAICLAEFKDDDLLRLLTVCYHLFHEDCIDLWLKSNKTCPVCRSDLDLPRETLEKNPILDMNDSHRSNELRIDVREEDKEIKSIIHESDANQKVERFPRSHSTGHESQIVKDRYNIILVENVKVKHSRRHNTSKSCMAFGEFSSPRVEVGCSNANINRV, via the coding sequence ATGTCATCAAATGGTCCTCCACCTCCATGGAAAACATACCATTCAGCTCCTCCGTTCACCGTCGTTTTAACCGTCGTACTTCTAATCTTCTTCTTTGTAGCATTTTTCTCAAtatacctttgtaaatgtttcatgGACAGTGTCTTTAGTAATTGGAATCTCCCACGAAGCGCATCAGGAAATATAATAAACTCCGATGGTCAACAAACCGAAAATCGCGGCCTAGATCCTTCATTGATACGAATTTTCCCTACGTTTAGTTATTCCACTGTCAAAGATTTTCAACGAGCGAAATATAGCTTTGAATGCGCGATTTGCTTGGCAGAATTTAAAGACGACGATCTTCTTCGCCTTTTAACAGTTTGTTATCATTTATTTCATGAAGATTGCATTGATCTATGGCTCAAATCTAATAAAACTTGTCCGGTTTGTCGCAGTGATCTCGACTTGCCTCGAGAAACATTGGAAAAGAATCCAATTCTTGACATGAATGATTCTCATCGAAGTAACGAGCTACGTATCGATGTTAGAGAAGAGGATAAAGAGATAAAAAGCATTATTCATGAGTCGGATGCAAAtcaaaaagttgaaagatttCCAAGATCTCACTCGACAGGACATGAATCTCAAATTGTGAAGGAtagatataatataatattagtgGAAAATGTGAAGGTAAAACATTCAAGAAGACATAATACATCAAAAAGTTGCATGGCATTTGGGGAATTCTCAAGCCCTAGAGTTGAAGTAGGGTGCTCAAATGCAAACATCAATAGAGTAtaa